In Porites lutea chromosome 1, jaPorLute2.1, whole genome shotgun sequence, a single genomic region encodes these proteins:
- the LOC140929828 gene encoding uncharacterized protein produces MGKMDAVAFRPEKSEVLIVDWKTSTQKGTESLETWWDKAGNFGDALYQTLVYRELLTKHLKRSTEVDIKVGVMLVPYHQSNEELLVPGSCVDFSQLEMAGLLSGLKQYRWVCHESELVHTINFPGCKMFKKLEELNELQCVDEETDLLKEGILLKDVISDDATIRVLREELGLLPLKVTSEVENEGEEETRVEGRDGEDGVSGGKGGRGRERRANEVGDGVGRSGGEGEKLALELGRRYEKRMKRKRRTWRWWWTRTRKKSTRRRRSRRLWEKVEDEVEVEDEEENNGLKKEKEDEMTEMEMGVKEKDEGRMRRGRRTKRTGKMKTSQPSP; encoded by the exons ATGGGAAAAATGGATGCTGTCGCTTTTCGTCCAGAGAAATCTGAAGTTTTAATCGTTGACTGGAAGACCTCCACTCAAAAAGGTACGGAAAGTTTAGAGACCTGGTGGGATAAAGCTGGAAACTTTGGTGACGCTCTTTATCAAACTTTAGTGTATCGCGAACTTTTAACAAAGCATTTGAAGCGTTCTACAGAAGTCGACATAAAGGTTGGTGTCATGTTAGTACCTTACCATCAATCAAATGAAGAGCTGCTTGTGCCAGGGTCATGCGTGGACTTCTCTCAATTAGAAATGGCAGGACTGTTAAGCGGACTCAAACAATATCGATGGGTTTGCCACGAATCTGAACTTGTCCACACCATAAATTTCCCAGGATGTAAGATGTTTAAAAAACTAGAAGAGCTGAATGAACTTCAGTGTGTGGATGAAGAAACTGACCTGTTGAAAGAAGGAATTTTATTGAAAGATGTAATCAGTGACGATGCTACAATTAGAGTCTTGCGTGAAGAGTTGGGACTTCTGCCATTAAAGGTGACTAGTGAAGTAGAAaacgaaggagaagaagaaacaaGAGTAGAAGGAAGAGATGGAGAAGATGGAGTTAGTGGTGGTAaaggaggaagaggaagagaaagaagagcAAACGAAGTAGGAGATGGAGTGGGTAGAAGTGGTGGAGAAGGAGAAAAGTTAGCGTTAGAGTTGGG GAGGAGGTATGAGAAAAGGATGAAAAGGAAGAGGAGGACATGGAGATGGTGGTGGACGAGGACGAGAAAGAAGAGTACAAGAAGGAGAAGATCCAGAAGGTTGTGGGAGAAGGTGGAGGATGAGGTAGAAGTGGAGGATGAAGAGGAAAACAACGGGTTAAAGAAGGAGAAGGAGGATGAGATGACTGAGATGGAGATGGGGGTGAAGGAAAAGGACGAGGGGAGAATGAGGAGGGGTAGGAGAACGAAAAGAACAGGGAAAATGAAGACGAgtcagcctagtccctag